The genome window ggggaggcaggagccgcagatgaggaaggggctgcaggggaggcaggagctgcagatgaggaaggggctgcaggtgaggcaggagctgcagatgaggaaggggctgcaggggaggagggagccgcaggggaggcaggagctgcagatgaggaaggggctgcaggtgagccaGGAGCCTCAGGTGAGGCCGGAGCTGCAgatggggaaggggctgcaggggaggagggagccacaggtgaggagggagccgcaggggaggcaggagctgcagatgaggaaggggctgcaggggaggcaggagccgcagatgaggaaggggctgcaggggaggcaggagccgcagatgaggaaggggctgcaggtgagccaGGAGCCTCAGGTGAGGCGGGAGCCGCAGGTATGGAGGGAGCTGCAGGTGAGGTGGGAGCCGCAGGCGAGGCAGGGGCTGCAGATGGAATGTCAGACGAGGAGGGAGCTACAGGTGACACGGGAGTTGCAGGGGTGACAGGATCTCTGAGtcgggcaggggctgcaggcgaGGCGGGGGCTCCAGGTGAGGAAGCCGCTGCGGGCGTGGCAGGCGTCCTGGATGAGGCAGGGGCCTGGACCCAGCCGTGGAGGCTGGCCTTGCAGTCCGTGCTAGAGAACATGGGCTACCAGGAGCTGAGAACCTTCTCCGGGATGGAAGAGCCGGGCCACGGGGAAGAGTCCTTCGAGAGCTGGCTGGACAACGCCAATGACATGCTGTACCTGTGGCGCCACGTGTCcgagagggagaggaggcggaGGCTGCTGGAGAGCTTGGGCGGCCCCGCGCTGGACCTCCTGTGCGGCCTCCTGGAGGAAGATCCCGACCTGGCTGCCCAGGACTGCCTGGCCGCGCTGGTGCATGCGTTTGGGAACCAGGGCACCCCGGGGACCGCTCGGCTGAAGTTCGAGACGTGTGCCCAGCGGCCCCAGGAGACCCTCTCTGCGTACGTGATGCGCCTGGAGGGCCTGCTGCAGGCAGCCCTGGAGAAGGGGGCCATCCACCCGGCCATGGCGGACCGGGCGCGCACCCGGCAGGTGCTGATGCGGGCCCGGCTGAACCGCACGCTCCAGCACAAGCTGAGGAGGCTGCGGCTGGAGAGGAGGCCTCCTGGCTTCGTGGGGATGCTGTGGCTCATCCGGGAGACCGAGGCCTGGGAGGCCGGCCCAGCTGCGGGTGAGCAGTTCCCGGGGGAAGGAGAGGCCCGGGCAGAGGTTGGAGACCTGGCAGCCGTCCCAGCCGCCCCGGCCCATGAATGGGGTGCCCCGGCCGCCCTGGCCCACGAGGTCATCACCGAGGGCACCACTGCAGATGGAACCGAGGCCTCCCCGGCCGGTGAAGAGACCGCGGCCCAGGCTGCCCTTTCCGAGGAAGGTAGCCCCGAGGCCCCCACAGCCCGTGAAGAGACCAGTGAGGAAGCTGATGGCAGCGCCGGGGCTGGTGAGGCTGCCCCTGAAGATCGTGgtgccaccagggcagcccctgcccctggggaGACCAGCAAGGTCTCTGCTGCCAGTCAGGAAGATGGATGTGCCCCCAGCCCTGCGGGCCTAGGTCAGGCAGGACCCTCAGATGACCCCGGGGCCCCCATGCCTGCCCAGATGGGCAGGGCTTCCCCAGTGCCCTCAGGAGGTCCTGGctgggagccagagggcctcaCCCAGGCAGGAGACCGGGAGGCTGAGGAGCCCCCCGGGGAGGGCTTCAA of Hippopotamus amphibius kiboko isolate mHipAmp2 chromosome X, mHipAmp2.hap2, whole genome shotgun sequence contains these proteins:
- the LOC130842642 gene encoding paraneoplastic antigen Ma6E-like; amino-acid sequence: MATALAMLRDWCGWVGVNAQHCLLILGIPDDCEDQEFREAVQAALCSLGRYRVLGKVFRKDLGPKVALVEFAEDLNRSLIPRHIPGKGGPWTVVCLPQVHDTDSQDRPNFPAQPQRQAVVGRAVEVGAAGEEGASGEAGAGGEAGTAGEAGAAGMEGATGEEGASGEAGGADEAGAAGEEGASGEAGAADEEGAAGEAGAADEEGAAGEEGASGEAGAADEEGAAGEEGAAGEEGAAGEAGAADEEGAAGEAGAADEEGAAGEPGAADEEGAAGEEGPSGEAGAADEEGAAGEEGAADEAGAEDEELAAGEEGASGEEGAAGEAGAADEEGAAGEAGAADEEGAAGEAGAADEEGAAGEAGAADEEGAAGEEGAAGEAGAADEEGAAGEPGASGEAGAADGEGAAGEEGATGEVGAAGEAGAADGMSDEEGATGDTGVAGVTGSLSRAGAAGEAGAPGEEAAAGVAGVLDEAGAWTQPWRLALQSVLENMGYQELRTFSGMEEPGHGEESFESWLDNANDMLYLWRHVSERERRRRLLESLGGPALDLLCGLLEEDPDLAAQDCLAALVHAFGNQGTPGTARLKFETCAQRPQETLSAYVMRLEGLLQAALEKGAIHPAMADRARTRQVLMRARLNRTLQHKLRRLRLERRPPGFVGMLWLIRETEAWEAGPAAGEQFPGEGEARAEVGDLAAVPAAPAHEWGAPAALAHEVITEGTTADGTEASPAGEETAAQAALSEEGSPEAPTAREETSEEADGSAGAGEAAPEDRGATRAAPAPGETSKVSAASQEDGCAPSPAGLGQAGPSDDPGAPMPAQMGRASPVPSGGPGWEPEGLTQAGDREAEEPPGEGFKPTPEELGSEDGAAERSTPESSSGQ